In Zingiber officinale cultivar Zhangliang chromosome 6A, Zo_v1.1, whole genome shotgun sequence, a single genomic region encodes these proteins:
- the LOC121994336 gene encoding plasmodesmata-located protein 6-like isoform X2 → MLLSKFLLFLFFSSMASSSSDDFTDFVYGGCSQPKYAPASPYKSNIETLFTSLANSAALSSYANFTSAAASGAPEAYGLFQCRGDLPVSNCAACVRSGLSQLSALCPSAAGAAVQLRGCLLRYGNDSFLGKPDTAVLYRKCSSSSAYGGGHGGGDPSLQLSMRDAALAALLESGGRSYRLGTAGEAKAVAQCVGDQSGKQCDECTAAALARLREACGRVAAAGDAYLGKCYVRYWSDGVDTSDDDDDDEIGKTVAIIIGLIAGVALVLVCLSFIRKARNKGKY, encoded by the exons ATGTTGTTGTCTAAGTTCTtgcttttcctcttcttctcttctatgGCCTCTTCCTCCTCCGACGACTTCACTGATTTCGTCTACGGCGGATGCTCACAGCCCAAGTACGCCCCTGCCTCCCCTTACAAATCCAACATCGAAACCCTCTTCACCTCCCTCGCCAACTCCGCCGCCTTATCCTCCTATGCCAACTTCACCTCCGCCGCCGCCAGCGGCGCTCCGGAGGCCTACGGCCTCTTCCAGTGCCGCGGCGACCTCCCAGTCTCCAACTGCGCCGCCTGTGTCCGCTCAGGCCTTTCCCAGCTCTCCGCCCTTTGCCCCTCTGCCGCCGGCGCCGCCGTCCAGTTGAGGGGATGCCTCCTCCGCTACGGCAACGACTCCTTCCTCGGCAAGCCCGACACCGCCGTCCTCTACAGAAagtgctcctcctcctccgcttACGGAGGAGGACACGGTGGCGGAGACCCAAGCCTACAGCTCTCCATGCGCGACGCTGCGCTTGCTGCCCTGCTGGAGAGCGGAGGCAGAAGCTACAGACTCGGCACCGCCGGGGAAGCGAAGGCGGTTGCGCAGTGCGTCGGTGACCAGTCGGGGAAGCAATGCGACGAGTGCACAGCGGCGGCGTTGGCGCGGCTTAGGGAGGCCTGCGGCCGGGTCGCCGCCGCCGGCGATGCTTACCTCGGCAAGTGCTACGTCAGGTATTGGTCCGACGGAGTCGACACCTCCGATGACGACGACG ATGATGAGATAGGGAAAACAGTGGCAATCATCATTGGCCTCATTGCAGGAGTTGCCCTTGTACTTGTCTGCCTTTCCTTCATCAGAAAAGCAAGAAATAAAG GAAAATACTAG
- the LOC121997627 gene encoding probable inactive receptor kinase At1g48480 encodes MASAPLLLLLSVAVVVASAADLTSDRAALLDFRAALYGATNWWNVSEDSPCSWDGVSCEGGRVTELRLPGSSLNGSIPSRTIGNLTALRALSLRYNHLSGTLPSDFSALVSLRYLYLQNNRLSGDIPSVLFSLPQLVYLDLAANSLAGSIPVGFNNLTALEVLFLEQNRLSGEIPDLLLSSLVQFNVSFNQLNGSIPAWLRGMPASSFIGNSLCGSPLDPCPAEGGGGGSKLSDGAIAVIVIGSVIGFATLLVLIIFLFFRKKKKKGFPEEKEAERSPSASETTLKIGVLDAEASSLPSRPPPPPLPALARPLSGGRTLVFVGNVQRIYDLEDLLRASAEVLGKGTTSTTYKALLETGFVVAVKRLHDASLPEKNFRERLEAIAALDHPNLVSLQAYYYSKDEKLLVYEHIPDGSLSSILHGNKSSGRTPLNWETRLEIALGAARGIEYIHFKGSELSHGNIKSSNIILSKSNQAYVSDAGLNTLYSTPMPSQRSGGYRAPEVTDVRRVSQKADVYSFGVLLMELLNGKPPTQSSNGDECIDLPRRVRSVARENWNSEVLDPELLKFQNVEQEMAELLELAIDCTAPSPHVRPSMSEVAGRIERIHIRSNLGDQQQG; translated from the exons ATGGCTTCCGCCCCCCTCCTCCTTCTCTTATCCGTCGCCGTTGTCGTCGCCTCCGCCGCCGATCTCACCTCTGACCGCGCCGCCCTACTCGATTTCCGCGCCGCCTTGTACGGCGCCACCAATTGGTGGAACGTCTCCGAGGACTCTCCTTGCTCCTGGGACGGAGTCAGCTGCGAAGGCGGCCGCGTCACCGAGCTCCGCCTCCCAGGATCTAGTCTCAATGGTTCGATCCCCTCGCGTACGATCGGCAACCTCACCGCCCTCCGAGCCCTCAGCCTCCGCTACAACCACCTCTCCGGTACACTCCCTTCGGATTTCTCCGCCCTCGTCTCCCTCCGCTACCTTTACTTGCAGAACAACCGGCTATCTGGCGATATACCATCCGTTTTATTCAGCCTTCCTCAGCTAGTCTACCTCGATCTCGCCGCGAACTCCCTCGCCGGCTCGATTCCGGTGGGGTTCAACAACCTTACCGCCCTAGAGGTGCTGTTTCTTGAGCAAAACCGACTCTCCGGAGAGATCCCTGACCTCCTTCTGTCGAGTCTCGTCCAGTTCAATGTGTCCTTCAACCAACTTAATGGGTCGATCCCCGCGTGGCTCAGGGGCATGCCGGCGAGCTCCTTCATCGGGAACTCCCTCTGTGGAAGCCCTCTCGACCCCTGCCCCGCCGAAGGTGGCGGCGGAGGGAGCAAGCTTTCTGACGGCGCAATCGCCGTGATCGTTATCGGTTCCGTCATCGGCTTTGCCACTCTCCTCGTCctcatcatcttcctcttctttcgcaagaagaagaaaaagggttTTCCCGAGGAAAAGGAGGCGGAGAGGAGTCCATCGGCGTCAGAGACGACGTTGAAAATCGGGGTTCTGGATGCCGAGGCCAGCAGTCTCCCATCTCGTCCTCCTCCGCCGCCTCTGCCCGCATTGGCTCGCCCATTGAGCGGCGGCCGGACGCTCGTGTTCGTCGGGAACGTTCAGAGAATATATGACCTGGAGGACTTGCTGCGGGCTTCCGCGGAGGTGCTCGGGAAGGGGACGACCAGCACAACCTACAAAGCTTTGCTGGAGACGGGGTTCGTGGTGGCAGTGAAGCGCCTCCACGACGCCAGCCTCCCCGAGAAGAACTTTCGGGAGAGGCTGGAGGCCATCGCCGCCTTGGACCACCCAAACTTGGTGTCCCTCCAGGCTTACTACTACAGCAAAGACGAGAAGCTTTTGGTCTACGAGCACATACCCGACGGAAGCCTCTCCTCCATTCTCCACG GTAACAAATCATCCGGCCGCACTCCTCTGAACTGGGAGACAAGATTAGAGATTGCTCTAGGCGCGGCCCGGGGCATCGAATACATCCATTTCAAGGGCTCTGAGCTTTCTCATGGCAACATCAAGTCATCCAACATCATCCTCTCCAAGTCGAACCAGGCCTATGTCTCCGACGCCGGCTTAAACACTCTGTACTCCACCCCCATGCCCAGCCAACGCTCCGGTGGCTACCGCGCGCCGGAGGTGACTGACGTCCGAAGGGTCTCCCAGAAGGCCGACGTGTACAGCTTTGGAGTGCTCCTCATGGAATTACTCAACGGGAAGCCCCCAACACAGTCCAGCAACGGCGACGAATGCATTGATCTACCAAGACGGGTGAGATCCGTGGCGAGGGAGAATTGGAACTCAGAGGTGCTTGATCCTGAACTGTTGAAGTTTCAGAACGTTGAGCAGGAAATGGCGGAGCTATTGGAGCTGGCAATTGATTGCACCGCCCCTTCACCACACGTCCGACCGTCGATGTCTGAAGTTGCAGGCCGAATCGAAAGGATACACATCCGTTCCAACTTGGGAGATCAACAACAAGGTTAG
- the LOC121994336 gene encoding plasmodesmata-located protein 6-like isoform X1, which yields MLLSKFLLFLFFSSMASSSSDDFTDFVYGGCSQPKYAPASPYKSNIETLFTSLANSAALSSYANFTSAAASGAPEAYGLFQCRGDLPVSNCAACVRSGLSQLSALCPSAAGAAVQLRGCLLRYGNDSFLGKPDTAVLYRKCSSSSAYGGGHGGGDPSLQLSMRDAALAALLESGGRSYRLGTAGEAKAVAQCVGDQSGKQCDECTAAALARLREACGRVAAAGDAYLGKCYVRYWSDGVDTSDDDDDDEIGKTVAIIIGLIAGVALVLVCLSFIRKARNKGNLFLHLNQLIQIITVKTSICHSYLNIYNQINNTSIIIII from the exons ATGTTGTTGTCTAAGTTCTtgcttttcctcttcttctcttctatgGCCTCTTCCTCCTCCGACGACTTCACTGATTTCGTCTACGGCGGATGCTCACAGCCCAAGTACGCCCCTGCCTCCCCTTACAAATCCAACATCGAAACCCTCTTCACCTCCCTCGCCAACTCCGCCGCCTTATCCTCCTATGCCAACTTCACCTCCGCCGCCGCCAGCGGCGCTCCGGAGGCCTACGGCCTCTTCCAGTGCCGCGGCGACCTCCCAGTCTCCAACTGCGCCGCCTGTGTCCGCTCAGGCCTTTCCCAGCTCTCCGCCCTTTGCCCCTCTGCCGCCGGCGCCGCCGTCCAGTTGAGGGGATGCCTCCTCCGCTACGGCAACGACTCCTTCCTCGGCAAGCCCGACACCGCCGTCCTCTACAGAAagtgctcctcctcctccgcttACGGAGGAGGACACGGTGGCGGAGACCCAAGCCTACAGCTCTCCATGCGCGACGCTGCGCTTGCTGCCCTGCTGGAGAGCGGAGGCAGAAGCTACAGACTCGGCACCGCCGGGGAAGCGAAGGCGGTTGCGCAGTGCGTCGGTGACCAGTCGGGGAAGCAATGCGACGAGTGCACAGCGGCGGCGTTGGCGCGGCTTAGGGAGGCCTGCGGCCGGGTCGCCGCCGCCGGCGATGCTTACCTCGGCAAGTGCTACGTCAGGTATTGGTCCGACGGAGTCGACACCTCCGATGACGACGACG ATGATGAGATAGGGAAAACAGTGGCAATCATCATTGGCCTCATTGCAGGAGTTGCCCTTGTACTTGTCTGCCTTTCCTTCATCAGAAAAGCAAGAAATAAAGGTAATCTTTTTCTTCACTTGAATCAACTGATTCAAATCATTACAGTCAAAACTTCAATTTGCCACTCTTATTTAAATATATACAATCAGATAAATAACACctcaataattataataatttaa